Proteins encoded within one genomic window of Pirellulales bacterium:
- a CDS encoding glycosyltransferase family 4 protein, whose translation MRILFLTQYFPPEMGAPQVRLSELGERLIDRGWQAEALTALPNYPTGKIIGDYSPWRCVEETVGRIRTVRVPLYPAKTGFIKRLFSYFSFVLSASWYGPKRCQRPDVMLVESPPLFIGYAARYLAWRWKCPYVFNVSDLWPESAIRMGVLQPGMAARMAERLELSLYRNAAAITGQSEEIIAAIRKRAPETPNEVITNGVAPERFGKQAVDGDVRDLLGDEPGPVFTYAGLLGLAQGLDQLLDIAQQWPADMPGRFLMVGDGPAREVLERRIREEGITRARIVGPQPRERVPALLAASDVAFISLGMSIPGAVPSKIYEAMASSLPILLIADGEPARRVERAGCGLVVSPGNVAAARDACLRLAQDYELRKSLGESGRIAAETDYNRQRIADRLDGFLTRVVENTPAAAK comes from the coding sequence ATGCGGATACTCTTTCTGACGCAATACTTCCCCCCGGAAATGGGCGCGCCCCAGGTGCGGCTTTCCGAATTGGGCGAGCGCCTGATTGATCGCGGTTGGCAGGCCGAAGCTTTGACCGCGCTGCCGAACTATCCCACCGGCAAGATCATCGGCGATTACTCTCCGTGGCGCTGCGTTGAAGAAACGGTGGGGCGCATCCGCACGGTGCGCGTGCCGCTCTATCCGGCCAAGACCGGCTTCATCAAACGGTTGTTCTCCTACTTCTCGTTTGTGCTGAGCGCCTCTTGGTACGGCCCCAAACGCTGCCAACGGCCAGATGTCATGCTCGTCGAGTCGCCGCCGCTGTTCATCGGCTACGCGGCGCGCTACCTGGCCTGGCGCTGGAAGTGTCCTTATGTGTTCAATGTCAGCGACCTGTGGCCCGAGTCGGCGATCCGCATGGGTGTGCTGCAGCCGGGCATGGCCGCGCGCATGGCCGAGCGATTGGAGCTGTCGCTGTATCGCAACGCGGCGGCGATCACCGGCCAATCCGAGGAGATCATCGCGGCCATACGCAAGCGCGCGCCGGAAACTCCCAACGAAGTCATCACCAATGGCGTCGCGCCAGAGCGATTTGGCAAACAAGCGGTCGATGGCGACGTGCGCGACCTGTTGGGCGACGAACCGGGGCCAGTGTTCACTTATGCCGGTCTGTTGGGCTTGGCGCAAGGGCTGGATCAACTGCTCGACATCGCGCAACAGTGGCCCGCCGACATGCCCGGCCGGTTCTTGATGGTTGGCGACGGACCGGCCCGCGAGGTGCTCGAGCGCCGCATTCGCGAGGAAGGGATCACGCGCGCGCGCATCGTGGGCCCGCAACCGCGCGAGCGCGTCCCGGCGCTATTGGCCGCCTCCGATGTGGCCTTTATTAGCCTGGGGATGAGCATACCGGGCGCGGTGCCGAGCAAAATCTATGAAGCGATGGCCTCCAGCTTGCCGATTCTGCTGATCGCCGATGGCGAGCCGGCGCGGCGCGTCGAGCGCGCGGGCTGCGGACTGGTGGTTTCGCCCGGCAATGTGGCGGCGGCCCGTGACGCCTGTTTGCGCTTGGCTCAAGACTATGAGCTGCGCAAGAGTCTCGGCGAGTCAGGTCGCATCGCGGCGGAGACCGACTACAATCGGCAGCGCATCGCCGATCGGCTCGATGGCTTTTTAACGCGCGTGGTCGAGAACACTCCCGCCGCAGCCAAGTGA
- a CDS encoding glycosyltransferase family 4 protein, with product MSLGFRKRNEPSGQPGERWVIVTQYYPPEPGAPQIRLHTLATRLKAAGIDVRVLTGMPNYPVGVIHEKYRGKLHSTETIDGIEVQRVWLYPATGRKFLRRLANYLSFTFTATCYLLFMPRVDVLFVESQPISLGIAGVLMKWFRGVPYVYNIPDLQADSAKQLGFIGARLLLSIAVMMENLFMRQSWTVATVTHRFIDYYVERGIPRRKLTFLPNGADTAVLKPLPYDEEYARRMGVLGKKAFVYAGTHAYYHGLEVLIEAARKLTDRDDIVILLVGQGPVRENLKRMARIYGLNNVLFGDSPFSEMPRLMSITYSSLVVMKDIETAEKMRLSKTFPPLACGVPVLHSGRGEAADLLIEHDCGLCAPPDSPSELAAAIRRLADQPELRDRLGQNGVRFIQQNLSWSRIIANWLEQLRQLPPHAAPPLEPEHAGAH from the coding sequence GTGAGTTTAGGTTTTCGCAAGCGAAACGAGCCATCAGGTCAGCCGGGGGAGCGCTGGGTGATCGTCACCCAGTATTACCCCCCCGAGCCGGGGGCGCCGCAGATTCGCCTGCACACTTTGGCGACACGCTTGAAAGCGGCCGGCATCGATGTGCGCGTGCTGACCGGCATGCCCAACTACCCGGTGGGCGTGATTCACGAGAAGTATCGCGGCAAGCTGCACTCGACCGAAACGATCGATGGGATCGAAGTGCAGCGGGTATGGCTCTATCCGGCGACAGGGCGTAAGTTCCTCAGGCGGTTGGCCAACTATCTTTCGTTCACATTCACAGCCACGTGTTACCTGCTGTTCATGCCGCGGGTCGATGTGTTGTTCGTCGAGTCGCAACCCATCTCGCTCGGCATCGCCGGCGTGTTGATGAAGTGGTTTCGCGGCGTGCCGTATGTCTACAACATTCCCGACCTACAGGCCGACTCCGCCAAGCAACTGGGCTTTATTGGCGCGCGGCTGTTGCTCTCCATCGCAGTGATGATGGAAAACCTGTTCATGCGGCAATCGTGGACCGTGGCCACCGTGACGCATCGCTTTATCGACTACTATGTCGAGCGCGGGATTCCGCGCCGCAAACTGACCTTCTTGCCCAACGGCGCCGACACCGCCGTCCTCAAGCCGCTTCCCTACGACGAAGAATACGCGCGCCGCATGGGCGTGCTCGGCAAGAAGGCCTTTGTGTATGCCGGCACCCACGCTTATTACCACGGCCTGGAGGTCTTGATCGAGGCCGCGCGCAAACTGACCGATCGCGACGACATTGTGATCTTGCTCGTCGGACAAGGGCCGGTGCGCGAGAATCTCAAGCGCATGGCGCGCATCTATGGCCTGAACAACGTGCTGTTTGGCGATTCGCCCTTCTCCGAGATGCCGCGTTTGATGTCGATCACCTACTCTTCGCTGGTGGTGATGAAAGACATCGAAACCGCGGAGAAGATGCGGCTTTCCAAGACGTTTCCGCCGTTGGCCTGCGGGGTGCCGGTGCTGCATTCGGGCCGTGGTGAGGCGGCCGATCTGCTCATAGAGCACGATTGCGGTCTTTGCGCGCCCCCCGACTCGCCCAGCGAATTGGCCGCCGCCATTCGCCGGCTGGCCGACCAACCAGAACTTCGCGATCGGTTGGGGCAAAACGGCGTGCGCTTCATTCAGCAAAACCTTTCCTGGTCGCGGATCATTGCCAACTGGCTGGAACAACTGCGACAATTGCCGCCCCATGCCGCTCCGCCGCTCGAGCCCGAACACGCTGGTGCGCACTGA
- a CDS encoding asparagine synthase C-terminal domain-containing protein — protein PPLVHKAFRSWRGDERVYIGPLRDASESPDRQLSISGIGRLNASLVEQLDGGLGDLLHYGDAISMAHSIEARVPFLDYRLVEFCIRLPGEYKFRAGRGKAVLREAVKKLVPAEILDNRKKLGFPTPIARWFREQPENTVYPVLRSETCRRRGIFSPAEMESAIAQHVAGKQDFSSNIYRWLLTELWFQEFIDQRPAARHDWSAPDAKRMAEVAAA, from the coding sequence CCTCCGCTGGTTCACAAGGCGTTCCGGAGTTGGCGCGGCGACGAGCGCGTGTACATCGGCCCGCTGCGCGACGCCAGCGAATCGCCAGACCGGCAACTGTCGATCTCCGGCATCGGTCGACTCAACGCGTCGCTGGTCGAGCAGCTCGATGGCGGCTTGGGCGATCTGCTGCACTACGGCGACGCCATTTCCATGGCGCACTCGATCGAGGCGCGCGTGCCGTTCTTGGATTATCGCCTGGTGGAGTTTTGTATTCGGTTGCCGGGCGAATACAAATTTCGCGCCGGTCGCGGGAAGGCGGTGCTACGCGAGGCGGTCAAAAAATTGGTTCCCGCCGAGATTCTGGACAATCGCAAGAAGTTGGGTTTTCCCACCCCCATCGCGCGCTGGTTTCGCGAGCAACCCGAGAACACCGTCTACCCGGTGCTGCGCAGCGAAACCTGCCGCCGGCGAGGTATTTTTTCTCCGGCGGAAATGGAGTCGGCCATCGCGCAGCACGTAGCGGGCAAACAAGACTTTTCGAGCAATATTTATCGCTGGCTGCTCACGGAACTTTGGTTCCAGGAGTTTATCGATCAGCGCCCCGCAGCGAGACACGATTGGTCTGCGCCGGACGCCAAGCGTATGGCCGAAGTCGCCGCCGCCTGA
- a CDS encoding nucleotide sugar dehydrogenase: MSASPTAPTSTSGRVIALFGLGYVGSVSACCLARAGHRVIGVEIVPQKVEAINRGEITFVEPGLGELARDMVAAGRLSATADVAAAVDAADTSFICVGTPGQPSGAPDYSRLYQVCKSIGRVLANKPGTHDVVIRSTILPGTAEQCALIVSETSGKREGEGFRVLVNPEFLREGTALADYQSPPFTVIGAESEADAAALRALYAELPAALFVVPRREAEIIKYSCNLFHAVKVVFGNEIGRLCKAAGIDSHRVMDIFCHDEKLNLSRYYLKPGYAYGGSCLPKDLRAILGYGRQQVLDLPMLNSIDESNWQQIEQGFRLIAERQRRKIGMVGLSFKSSTDDLRESPLVLLAQMLVENGFELRIFDPNVVVAELLGENKTYVEKRLPTADRLVTTDLAEMLAWAECLVIGNRLPAAKTALEQARPDQCVIDLVRAEQNIDTRAEYHGLGWVARPAN; this comes from the coding sequence ATGTCCGCTAGCCCCACAGCCCCCACCTCCACCTCGGGCCGCGTGATCGCGTTGTTTGGCCTGGGCTATGTCGGTTCGGTCTCGGCCTGCTGCCTGGCACGGGCAGGGCATCGGGTGATTGGCGTCGAGATCGTGCCGCAAAAGGTTGAGGCGATCAACCGCGGCGAGATCACCTTTGTCGAACCGGGGCTCGGCGAGCTGGCGCGCGACATGGTCGCCGCCGGCCGACTGAGCGCCACCGCCGACGTGGCCGCCGCCGTGGACGCCGCCGACACCTCGTTCATCTGCGTCGGCACGCCGGGCCAGCCGTCTGGCGCGCCCGACTATTCGCGCTTGTACCAGGTGTGCAAGTCGATCGGCCGCGTGCTGGCGAACAAGCCCGGCACGCACGACGTTGTGATTCGCTCCACGATCCTGCCGGGCACCGCCGAACAATGCGCCCTGATCGTGAGCGAGACCTCGGGCAAACGTGAAGGGGAAGGTTTTCGGGTGCTGGTCAATCCCGAGTTCTTGCGCGAGGGGACGGCGCTGGCCGATTACCAAAGCCCGCCGTTCACCGTGATTGGCGCCGAGAGCGAGGCGGACGCCGCCGCCCTGCGCGCGCTCTATGCCGAGTTGCCGGCCGCGCTATTCGTGGTCCCGCGGCGCGAAGCGGAAATCATCAAGTATTCGTGCAATCTGTTCCACGCGGTCAAGGTGGTCTTTGGCAACGAGATAGGGCGGCTTTGCAAAGCGGCCGGCATCGACAGTCATCGCGTGATGGACATCTTTTGTCACGACGAAAAGCTGAACCTGTCGCGTTACTACCTCAAGCCGGGCTATGCGTATGGCGGTTCCTGCCTGCCGAAGGATCTGCGCGCGATACTGGGCTATGGCCGACAGCAAGTGCTGGATCTGCCCATGCTCAACTCGATCGACGAGAGCAACTGGCAGCAGATCGAGCAGGGCTTTCGATTGATCGCCGAGCGCCAGCGCCGCAAGATCGGCATGGTCGGTTTATCGTTCAAATCATCGACCGACGACCTGCGCGAGAGCCCCTTGGTGCTCTTGGCGCAGATGTTGGTCGAAAATGGTTTTGAGCTGCGGATCTTTGATCCCAATGTGGTGGTTGCGGAACTATTGGGGGAAAACAAGACTTACGTGGAAAAGCGGTTGCCAACCGCCGACAGGCTGGTGACCACCGACCTGGCCGAGATGCTGGCCTGGGCCGAATGTCTGGTTATTGGCAATCGGCTACCGGCGGCCAAGACGGCGCTAGAGCAAGCGCGGCCCGATCAATGCGTGATCGACCTGGTGCGGGCGGAACAAAACATCGACACACGCGCGGAATATCACGGACTGGGCTGGGTCGCCCGGCCGGCGAATTGA